One Glycine max cultivar Williams 82 chromosome 6, Glycine_max_v4.0, whole genome shotgun sequence DNA segment encodes these proteins:
- the LOC100780849 gene encoding DEAD-box ATP-dependent RNA helicase 50 isoform X1, protein MVVGQLVPSNLFLNRSAATRHRHLLCVSANDTTSTNNTDNGSPFSSFGRLKAQKVKTLLVHRRGKDQSHRRPVHLEDDDDYVATPRPRRSQSRTRGGERWDMIPNYTPPAQSKSVSDTKFFSLKSFKEIGCSEYMIESLQKLLFSRPSHVQAMAFTPVISGKTCVIADQSGSGKTFAYLAPIIQRLRQQELEGIISKSSSQAPSPRVLVLAPTAELASQVLDNCRSLSKSGVPFKSMVVTGGFRQKTQLENLQQGVDVLIATPGRFLFLINQGFLHLTNLRCAVLDEVDILFGDEDFEVALQSLINSSPVDTQYLFVTATLPKNVYTKLVEVFPDCEMIMGPGMHRISSRLQEIIVDCSGEDGQEKTPDTAFLNKKTALLQLVEESPVPRTIVFCNKVFHILTFETYFLYFQFSMQHLSFYFGVILQKKKLQIETCRKVENLLKRFDRKGNCVQVLPFHAAMTQESRLASMEEFTRSPSKGVSQFMVCTDRASRGIDFARVDHVILFDFPRDPSEYVRRVGRTARGAKGVGKAFIFVVGKQVSLARKIMERNQKGHPLHDVPSAY, encoded by the exons ATGGTGGTTGGGCAGCTTGTTCCTTCGAATTTGTTCCTGAATCGTTCTGCTGCGACCAGACACAGACACCTTCTTTGTGTTTCTGCAAATGACACAACCTCAACCAATAACACGGATAACGGTTCTCCATTCTCAAGTTTCGGAAGACTCAAGGCCCAGAAAGTGAAGACTCTCCTGGTCCACAGAAGAGGAAAGGACCAAAGCCATAGACGCCCCGTTCAccttgaagatgatgatgattatgtaGCCACCCCTAGACCCCGACGCTCTCAGTCTCGTACACGAGGAGGAGAAAGATGGGATATGATTCCCAATTATACTCCACCGGCACAAAGCAAATCGGTGAGCGACACCAAGTTTTTCAGCCTCAAGTCCTTTAAAGAAATAGGGTGCAGTGAGTATATGATTGAATCCCTCCAAAAACTCTTGTTTAGCCGGCCTTCCCATGTACAGGCCATGGCATTCACACCTGTTATTAGTGGAAAGACTTGTGTCATTGCTGACCAGAGTGGTTCTGGTAAGACATTTGCTTATCTGGCTCCTATCATTCAGCGCCTTAGACAACAAGAGCTTGAAGGAATTATTAGTAAATCCTCTTCACAAGCTCCTAGTCCTAGAGTCCTTGTTCTTGCACCAACTGCTGAGTTGGCTTCTCAGGTCTTAGATAATTGTCGCTCCTTGTCTAAATCTGGCGTTCCATTCAAGTCTATGGTTGTCACCGGTGGTTTTCGACAAAAAACTCAACTGGAAAATTTACAGCAGGGAGTTGATGTCTTAATAGCTACACCTGGCCGTTTTCTGTTCCTCATCAATCAAGGCTTCTTGCATTTAACAAATCTAAGATG TGCTGTGTTGGATGAGGTAGATATACTCTTTGGTGATGAGGACTTCGAAGTGGCTCTTCAATCCTTGATCAATTCATCACCAGTTGACACACAGTATTTATTTGTGACTGCAACTTTACCTAAAAATGTTTACACCAAATTGGTTGAAGTTTTTCCTGATTGTGAAATGATTATGGGGCCTGGCATGCACCGAATAAGTTCTCGCCTTCAAGAG ATTATAGTAGATTGCAGTGGAGAAGATGGACAAGAAAAAACTCCTGATACAGCATTTTTGAACAAGAAAACTGCACTTCTGCAGCTTGTGGAGGAAAGTCCTGTCCCAAGAACTATTGTGTTCTGCAACAAAGTATTCCACATTCTTACCTTTgagacttattttttatattttcaattttctatGCAGCATTTGTCCTTTTATTTTGGTGTaattctccaaaaaaaaaaattgcagatTGAAACCTGCAGAAAagttgaaaatttattaaagcGTTTTGATAGAAAAGGAAATTGCGTGCAAGTTCTACCATTCCATGCTGCCATGACACAAGAATCACGGCTTGCTAGTATGGAAGAGTTTACACGTTCTCCATCAAAAGGAGTCTCCCAGTTTATGGTTTGCACCGACAG AGCATCACGGGGAATAGATTTTGCAAGAGTGGATCATGTCATACTCTTTGACTTCCCACGTGATCCAAGTGAATATGTACGACGGGTTGGAAGAACAGCCAGAGGTGCCAAGGGAGTGGGCAAGGCATTTATCTTTGTGGTTGGCAAGCAAGTATCCCTTGCACGCAAAATAATGGAAAGAAATCAGAAGGGTCACCCACTACATGATGTGCCTTCGGCTTATTAG
- the LOC100780849 gene encoding DEAD-box ATP-dependent RNA helicase 50 isoform X2: MVVGQLVPSNLFLNRSAATRHRHLLCVSANDTTSTNNTDNGSPFSSFGRLKAQKVKTLLVHRRGKDQSHRRPVHLEDDDDYVATPRPRRSQSRTRGGERWDMIPNYTPPAQSKSVSDTKFFSLKSFKEIGCSEYMIESLQKLLFSRPSHVQAMAFTPVISGKTCVIADQSGSGKTFAYLAPIIQRLRQQELEGIISKSSSQAPSPRVLVLAPTAELASQVLDNCRSLSKSGVPFKSMVVTGGFRQKTQLENLQQGVDVLIATPGRFLFLINQGFLHLTNLRCAVLDEVDILFGDEDFEVALQSLINSSPVDTQYLFVTATLPKNVYTKLVEVFPDCEMIMGPGMHRISSRLQEIIVDCSGEDGQEKTPDTAFLNKKTALLQLVEESPVPRTIVFCNKIETCRKVENLLKRFDRKGNCVQVLPFHAAMTQESRLASMEEFTRSPSKGVSQFMVCTDRASRGIDFARVDHVILFDFPRDPSEYVRRVGRTARGAKGVGKAFIFVVGKQVSLARKIMERNQKGHPLHDVPSAY, from the exons ATGGTGGTTGGGCAGCTTGTTCCTTCGAATTTGTTCCTGAATCGTTCTGCTGCGACCAGACACAGACACCTTCTTTGTGTTTCTGCAAATGACACAACCTCAACCAATAACACGGATAACGGTTCTCCATTCTCAAGTTTCGGAAGACTCAAGGCCCAGAAAGTGAAGACTCTCCTGGTCCACAGAAGAGGAAAGGACCAAAGCCATAGACGCCCCGTTCAccttgaagatgatgatgattatgtaGCCACCCCTAGACCCCGACGCTCTCAGTCTCGTACACGAGGAGGAGAAAGATGGGATATGATTCCCAATTATACTCCACCGGCACAAAGCAAATCGGTGAGCGACACCAAGTTTTTCAGCCTCAAGTCCTTTAAAGAAATAGGGTGCAGTGAGTATATGATTGAATCCCTCCAAAAACTCTTGTTTAGCCGGCCTTCCCATGTACAGGCCATGGCATTCACACCTGTTATTAGTGGAAAGACTTGTGTCATTGCTGACCAGAGTGGTTCTGGTAAGACATTTGCTTATCTGGCTCCTATCATTCAGCGCCTTAGACAACAAGAGCTTGAAGGAATTATTAGTAAATCCTCTTCACAAGCTCCTAGTCCTAGAGTCCTTGTTCTTGCACCAACTGCTGAGTTGGCTTCTCAGGTCTTAGATAATTGTCGCTCCTTGTCTAAATCTGGCGTTCCATTCAAGTCTATGGTTGTCACCGGTGGTTTTCGACAAAAAACTCAACTGGAAAATTTACAGCAGGGAGTTGATGTCTTAATAGCTACACCTGGCCGTTTTCTGTTCCTCATCAATCAAGGCTTCTTGCATTTAACAAATCTAAGATG TGCTGTGTTGGATGAGGTAGATATACTCTTTGGTGATGAGGACTTCGAAGTGGCTCTTCAATCCTTGATCAATTCATCACCAGTTGACACACAGTATTTATTTGTGACTGCAACTTTACCTAAAAATGTTTACACCAAATTGGTTGAAGTTTTTCCTGATTGTGAAATGATTATGGGGCCTGGCATGCACCGAATAAGTTCTCGCCTTCAAGAG ATTATAGTAGATTGCAGTGGAGAAGATGGACAAGAAAAAACTCCTGATACAGCATTTTTGAACAAGAAAACTGCACTTCTGCAGCTTGTGGAGGAAAGTCCTGTCCCAAGAACTATTGTGTTCTGCAACAAA atTGAAACCTGCAGAAAagttgaaaatttattaaagcGTTTTGATAGAAAAGGAAATTGCGTGCAAGTTCTACCATTCCATGCTGCCATGACACAAGAATCACGGCTTGCTAGTATGGAAGAGTTTACACGTTCTCCATCAAAAGGAGTCTCCCAGTTTATGGTTTGCACCGACAG AGCATCACGGGGAATAGATTTTGCAAGAGTGGATCATGTCATACTCTTTGACTTCCCACGTGATCCAAGTGAATATGTACGACGGGTTGGAAGAACAGCCAGAGGTGCCAAGGGAGTGGGCAAGGCATTTATCTTTGTGGTTGGCAAGCAAGTATCCCTTGCACGCAAAATAATGGAAAGAAATCAGAAGGGTCACCCACTACATGATGTGCCTTCGGCTTATTAG